In one window of Hirundo rustica isolate bHirRus1 unplaced genomic scaffold, bHirRus1.pri.v3 unplaced_BUSCO_420085at7742, whole genome shotgun sequence DNA:
- the NR2C2AP gene encoding nuclear receptor 2C2-associated protein isoform X3: MPLEPLVCADTATRVSSVLNRDVKHFGKQHLFDGSEETCWNSDQGASQWVTLCFPRPVRVSQLHVQFQGGFSSRLCTLEGCRTGEELVKISELYPQDSHAMQRFQVEETVLDKLKITFGSSTDFFGRIVVYHLGVLGERL, encoded by the exons ATGCCCCTGGAGCCCCTGGTCTGTGCCGACACCGCCACGCG GGTGAGCTCCGTGCTGAACCGGGACGTGAAGCACTTTGGCAAGCAGCACCTGTTCGATGGCAGCGAGGAGACCTGCTGGAACTCGGACCAG GGCGCGTCCCAGTGGGTCACCCTGTGCTTCCCCCGGCCCGTCAGGGTCTCGCAGCTCCACGTCCAGTTCCAGGGGGGATTTTCCAGCCGGCTGTGCACGCTGGAAG gctgcagaaCGGGTGAGGAACTGGTGAAGATATCGGAGCTGTACCCCCAGGACAGCCACGCCATGCAA AGATTCCAGGTGGAGGAGACGGTGCTGGATAAGCTGAAGATCACCTTTGGGAGCAGCACGGATTTCTTCGGGAGGATCGTGGTTTAtcacctgggggtgctgggggagaGGCTCTAG
- the NR2C2AP gene encoding nuclear receptor 2C2-associated protein isoform X1 — translation MSRDSGMSRDSGMLSRAGAAMPLEPLVCADTATRVSSVLNRDVKHFGKQHLFDGSEETCWNSDQGASQWVTLCFPRPVRVSQLHVQFQGGFSSRLCTLEGCRTGEELVKISELYPQDSHAMQRFQVEETVLDKLKITFGSSTDFFGRIVVYHLGVLGERL, via the exons atgagcagggattCGGGGATGAGCAGGGATTCGGGGATGCTGAGCcgagcagg GGCAGCGATGCCCCTGGAGCCCCTGGTCTGTGCCGACACCGCCACGCG GGTGAGCTCCGTGCTGAACCGGGACGTGAAGCACTTTGGCAAGCAGCACCTGTTCGATGGCAGCGAGGAGACCTGCTGGAACTCGGACCAG GGCGCGTCCCAGTGGGTCACCCTGTGCTTCCCCCGGCCCGTCAGGGTCTCGCAGCTCCACGTCCAGTTCCAGGGGGGATTTTCCAGCCGGCTGTGCACGCTGGAAG gctgcagaaCGGGTGAGGAACTGGTGAAGATATCGGAGCTGTACCCCCAGGACAGCCACGCCATGCAA AGATTCCAGGTGGAGGAGACGGTGCTGGATAAGCTGAAGATCACCTTTGGGAGCAGCACGGATTTCTTCGGGAGGATCGTGGTTTAtcacctgggggtgctgggggagaGGCTCTAG
- the NR2C2AP gene encoding nuclear receptor 2C2-associated protein isoform X2: MQAAMPLEPLVCADTATRVSSVLNRDVKHFGKQHLFDGSEETCWNSDQGASQWVTLCFPRPVRVSQLHVQFQGGFSSRLCTLEGCRTGEELVKISELYPQDSHAMQRFQVEETVLDKLKITFGSSTDFFGRIVVYHLGVLGERL, encoded by the exons ATGCAG GCAGCGATGCCCCTGGAGCCCCTGGTCTGTGCCGACACCGCCACGCG GGTGAGCTCCGTGCTGAACCGGGACGTGAAGCACTTTGGCAAGCAGCACCTGTTCGATGGCAGCGAGGAGACCTGCTGGAACTCGGACCAG GGCGCGTCCCAGTGGGTCACCCTGTGCTTCCCCCGGCCCGTCAGGGTCTCGCAGCTCCACGTCCAGTTCCAGGGGGGATTTTCCAGCCGGCTGTGCACGCTGGAAG gctgcagaaCGGGTGAGGAACTGGTGAAGATATCGGAGCTGTACCCCCAGGACAGCCACGCCATGCAA AGATTCCAGGTGGAGGAGACGGTGCTGGATAAGCTGAAGATCACCTTTGGGAGCAGCACGGATTTCTTCGGGAGGATCGTGGTTTAtcacctgggggtgctgggggagaGGCTCTAG